CTTTAATTTTACTTACTAATTCTTTTACTACTTCAACATTAACGTCAGCTTCTAATAAAGCTAATCGTATTTCACGAAGTGTTTCTTGAATGTTTTCTTCAGTCAATGTAGATTTTTTAATATTTTTCTCCATTGATTTTTTCATTCTTTTTGTTAAAAAATCTCCGAATGCCATATACATACCTCCAGTTTAAATCATTATTTATTATACCAAACATAAGAATTAAAATAAAAATGCCGTAGAGAATTTTTTAATTATTCATGATTAATATAGTAATGTTTTAGGTGTTCTTGGAAATGGAATAACATCTCTAATATTAGCAGCACCAGTAATGTACATAATTAATCTTTCAAATCCTAAACCAAATCCAGCTGATTTGTAGAATCCATATTTTCTTAATCCAATATATCAATCTAATTCTTCAGGATTAATTCTAAAGAACTCACATCTTTCAAGGATATTATCTAGACTTGATTCACGTTCACTTCCACCGCATAATTCACCAATTCCTGGAACTAATAAGTCAGCAGCTGCAACAGTTTTACCATCTTCATTTAGTTTCATATAAAATGATTTAATTTCTTTTGGATAGTTAACTACAAATGTAGGACATTTGTTAATTTGTTCACAAATAAATCTTTCATGCTCTGTTCCTAAGTCTAAACCAAAATGAATGTTGTTTTCTTCAAATTTATGACCGTTATCAATTGCTTTTTGTAGAATATCTAAAACTTCTTCATATGTATTAATTTTAAATTTAGAATTAACTATTCCAGTAATTTTTTCAATTAATCCTGGTTCTAATTGTTCTTGTAAGAATTCCAACTCTGCTTTATTTTGTTGTAATACGTAACTAATAACACTTTTTAACATATCTTGCATTAATTGAATGTTTTGATTTAAATCAGCAAAAGCAACTTCTGGTTCGATCATTCAAAATTCAGAAGCATGTTTTGTTGTATGTGAATTTTCTGCTCTAAAAGTTGGACCAAAAGTATATATCTTTTTAAATGCTTGAGCAAATGCTTCACCATTTAATTGTCCTGATACTGTTAAACTTGCTTTTTTACCAAAATAATCATTAGCATAATCCTTGTTTTCATTAACTGTTACAATAAATTGTTCTCCAGCACCTTCAGCATCATTTGATGTAATGACTGGTGTTGTTACATAAACATAATTATTTTCTTGAAAAAATTTGTGAATTGCATAAGCTGCGGTTGAACGTACTCTAAAAATTGCTTGGAATGTTTTTGTTCTTGCTCTTAAATGAGAAATTTCTCTTAAAAATTCAGGAGAATGTTCTTTTTTTTGTAATGGGTAATCTTGAATTGCTTGATCTAATAATGTAATTGTAGTTGCGTAAATTTCAAAAGGTTGAGCTCTTGATGGGGTTGGAACTAAGATTCCTTCAACTTCAACAATTGAACTAACTCTTGATTTTGTTCCTTCATCAAATCCTTCAGTTTCTTCTTTATAAACTACTTGTAAATCATTCAAAGTAGTTCCATCATTTAAAACCATAAAACTAACAGCTTTTCCTTGACGATTTGAACGCACTCTACCAATAATTGTAATTTTTTGTTCTTTTAAAGTTTCATGTTTATAATATAAATATTTAATATCCATTTTAATTTTCTCCTATTTTTCTAAAACATATTTTTCAATAAATTTACCAACACCACCATTTAAGTTAGTATCAGTTTCATATTTTGCTATTTGTTTAATAGCAGGAACAGAATTTCCCATTGCAACTGAATTAGGTACAACTTCAAACATACTCATATCATTCATGTTATCTCCAAAAACTAATACATCATCAATGCTAATATTTAATAATTCCGCTAATTTTAAAACTCCATTACCTTTACTTGCTTTTAAATTAATAAATTCATAAATTGGTATTGTTTCAACATTACTTCTCATTTTATTTAAGAATTTAGCTTTATGTGTATTTTCAAATCATTCAAGCATTGCTGCTTCTTCTTTTTGTTCAACAAATATCATTAATTGAATTACATCTTGATAGTTTGTAAATGTTTTAATGTCTACATTCTCAACATTATATTTATTAACTCATTGTCTGTCTACTAAAGATTTAACTTTAATTTCTAAACCATTTGAATAACAATGAGCTGGAATTTTTGTATATGCTAATGTAGGAATATTTAATTCATACATTTTAAGCATAAATTCCTTAACTAAATCACTATCAATAGTTTTACAGTATCCTGGTTCAAAACTTGAAACTTTTGAGATCACTGATCCATTTGAAAAAATTGAAACATCAGCGTGTTTGTCTACATCAAACATTTTAGCTCTAACTGATCCACTTGATCATCCTTGCCCAGTAACTACAGCAATTTGTATACCTTGTGCTGCAGCTTTTTTAAGCATTACTAAGTCGAATTCGTTAGCTATTTCACCATGCTCTAAAACTGTTCCATCTAAGTCTGTTGCAATTAATTTGATATTTGTTAATTTCATTTATTTAATTTCCTTTTTTCTTATGATTTGTTGAATTTACATATAGTGTGTTAACTTCATATTTTTCTAAAAAATTATTGTCAATAATTTCTTTACTGATACCAAGATTTCTTAAAGCTCTCTCTGTTGCTTCATCATCTTTCATAATTTTGTTTTCAAATTGTAATCATCGATAAACTGTTTGATAGTAATGATGTTTTAATGATAAACAGTGTGTTGAATAATCATAAATTAATATTTCATCATCTTTTGAGAAAATTGATCTTTTTACAAATAATTTCATTGAATCATCAAATGGTGTTACATTATCGTTTCGACAATGTAAGAAAAACATTGGGAATATTAATTTTAAATTTGAATCCAATTCATAATATTGAAAAACATTTAAGTCTTCTCAATCTAAGCCAGTATCTTGAATTTGATTTTTTATAATTTTATTAATTGATTTAAGTACTTTTTTATGGCTTACAAAATGTTTTAATCACATATTTCTTGTATGTACTAGAAGTGTTTTAATACTTCCATAGTATGAGTCAGAAATTGCTCACTTAATATTATATTTTACAAACTCTTCGTTGTATTTTACAACACCATATTGCATTGTAAATCCACCCATACTCATTCCCATTAATCCTACTGTTTCAGGCTTATGGTTTTCATATAGTCATTTCATAGCTGCTCTAAAATCTTTAACTTCACTTGCTCCCATAGTAACAAATTTAGTATTTTGAGATTCACCATGATTTCTAAAATCAAAAACTAAGATATTATATCCTAGTTCAATAAAAGGTCTAGCTTCATATAAAGATCAATATTTATGTCCAGCAAATCAGTGTAATGATACAACTCACTTTTTAGAATTTGGATCAGTGATATATTTTAATGCAGAAATCACAACACCATCTTCTGTTTCAAAGTTAAAAGGAATCAAGTTATCAGTTGCTTTTAATTGCAGCTGAGGACTTTTATAAAATTTACGCATAATTTTATTCATACGCCTTATCTCAGGATAATAATATTTAGTCTTATTTGAATTACCCATTAAAGCTTCTAAAGTTTTATATAAGAATTTAAAACGTAAATTAACCCTTTTAAATATTCTTGTTCCTAACTTTGACCTTGATTGTTTATTTATTGTATTTTTTTTACTTTTGGACATATATTTAATCTCCTTATTTTTATTTTTTTTCGCTGTTTAAGTAATGGTAAATTAATAAATCATTAAAATAATGGAATGGTAATGATTTTGAAATTAAAACGCTTTTATCATTAATTTCAACTCCATCAACAATTAATGTATGAATTAAGCTCGCATTTAATTCAACATCTTTTGAAGGAACTTTTCCTGAAATAAAAATTGATTTACCTTTTTCTTTTTTAATTGCTTGAATAACTTTTGCTAAATGAGTTGAAGTCCCATATTTTGTAAAGAATATATATAAATCATTTGTTTGAGTATTTTTAATTCTATTATTGATTGAATCTCAATCAGAATCTAATAAAGTTACATTTAAACCATGATTATAGAAGAAGTTTGATAGATCCATAGCTGGTCCACGTAATACAGCTTCTCAATAACATATAACAATTCTTGGTGATGATTCAATTAGATTAATTGTTTTAACTAAATTTGATTTTTTAATTAAAGTGTAATTTTGTTTAATTAAATTAATGTAACCATTTGCTACATTTTCATCATTTTTTGCGATATTTAATTCAGCATGTTCTACGTCGTTTGCTAAACAAATCATAAAATCTCTATATCCGTCAATATTAATTTTTTTCAGTAAATTATAAATTGCACTAAACCCTGTTTTTGCACGTTTTGCTAATTCATCAATTTTAATATTTTCTTCAACAATTTGTTTTGAATTATTTTTAATATAGTCAACAATGATTAATTCACGTGATGTTAAATTATCTTCTTCAATTGTTGAAAGTTTTGCTAGAAAAGATCTCATATTTCCTCCATCTTTTTACGCTTAATTCATAAATATTTATAATATTTTATCATTTTTTGGAAATTATTTAC
This region of Mesoplasma melaleucae genomic DNA includes:
- a CDS encoding alpha/beta hydrolase family protein translates to MSKSKKNTINKQSRSKLGTRIFKRVNLRFKFLYKTLEALMGNSNKTKYYYPEIRRMNKIMRKFYKSPQLQLKATDNLIPFNFETEDGVVISALKYITDPNSKKWVVSLHWFAGHKYWSLYEARPFIELGYNILVFDFRNHGESQNTKFVTMGASEVKDFRAAMKWLYENHKPETVGLMGMSMGGFTMQYGVVKYNEEFVKYNIKWAISDSYYGSIKTLLVHTRNMWLKHFVSHKKVLKSINKIIKNQIQDTGLDWEDLNVFQYYELDSNLKLIFPMFFLHCRNDNVTPFDDSMKLFVKRSIFSKDDEILIYDYSTHCLSLKHHYYQTVYRWLQFENKIMKDDEATERALRNLGISKEIIDNNFLEKYEVNTLYVNSTNHKKKGN
- a CDS encoding MurR/RpiR family transcriptional regulator; protein product: MRSFLAKLSTIEEDNLTSRELIIVDYIKNNSKQIVEENIKIDELAKRAKTGFSAIYNLLKKINIDGYRDFMICLANDVEHAELNIAKNDENVANGYINLIKQNYTLIKKSNLVKTINLIESSPRIVICYWEAVLRGPAMDLSNFFYNHGLNVTLLDSDWDSINNRIKNTQTNDLYIFFTKYGTSTHLAKVIQAIKKEKGKSIFISGKVPSKDVELNASLIHTLIVDGVEINDKSVLISKSLPFHYFNDLLIYHYLNSEKK
- the asnS gene encoding asparagine--tRNA ligase, coding for MDIKYLYYKHETLKEQKITIIGRVRSNRQGKAVSFMVLNDGTTLNDLQVVYKEETEGFDEGTKSRVSSIVEVEGILVPTPSRAQPFEIYATTITLLDQAIQDYPLQKKEHSPEFLREISHLRARTKTFQAIFRVRSTAAYAIHKFFQENNYVYVTTPVITSNDAEGAGEQFIVTVNENKDYANDYFGKKASLTVSGQLNGEAFAQAFKKIYTFGPTFRAENSHTTKHASEFWMIEPEVAFADLNQNIQLMQDMLKSVISYVLQQNKAELEFLQEQLEPGLIEKITGIVNSKFKINTYEEVLDILQKAIDNGHKFEENNIHFGLDLGTEHERFICEQINKCPTFVVNYPKEIKSFYMKLNEDGKTVAAADLLVPGIGELCGGSERESSLDNILERCEFFRINPEELDWYIGLRKYGFYKSAGFGLGFERLIMYITGAANIRDVIPFPRTPKTLLY
- a CDS encoding HAD-IIB family hydrolase, which produces MKLTNIKLIATDLDGTVLEHGEIANEFDLVMLKKAAAQGIQIAVVTGQGWSSGSVRAKMFDVDKHADVSIFSNGSVISKVSSFEPGYCKTIDSDLVKEFMLKMYELNIPTLAYTKIPAHCYSNGLEIKVKSLVDRQWVNKYNVENVDIKTFTNYQDVIQLMIFVEQKEEAAMLEWFENTHKAKFLNKMRSNVETIPIYEFINLKASKGNGVLKLAELLNISIDDVLVFGDNMNDMSMFEVVPNSVAMGNSVPAIKQIAKYETDTNLNGGVGKFIEKYVLEK